A window from Phaeocystidibacter marisrubri encodes these proteins:
- a CDS encoding F0F1 ATP synthase subunit epsilon translates to MYLEIITPEKQIFQGEVDAVQLPGTDGLFQILKNHAPIIATLTSGKVKVNLADNHKTLDHMSGEIIPDTEDDTVIFIDITGGVVEMMNNNIIVLAN, encoded by the coding sequence ATGTATCTCGAGATTATCACACCGGAAAAACAAATCTTTCAAGGAGAAGTAGACGCAGTTCAACTTCCTGGAACGGATGGTCTTTTCCAAATCTTGAAAAATCACGCACCTATCATCGCTACACTTACTAGCGGTAAGGTGAAAGTGAATTTGGCAGACAACCACAAAACACTTGACCATATGTCGGGTGAAATCATCCCTGACACAGAAGATGACACGGTGATTTTTATCGATATCACTGGCGGTGTTGTGGAAATGATGAACAACAACATCATCGTTCTAGCCAACTAA
- a CDS encoding S8 family serine peptidase, protein MTKLTLLVLLLVISFSPLSAQNKTVSQRETVRVDSLKAGSSLAVNLEGDGIAIGQWESFSGSNAEVNSSLSDLAHFTNLDTSGTSGHATTVAKIMGSKGATNASEIGVVPNATFYVFDVDFPYSNMIAELADAIDEYDLLLSNHSYDDNAGWQLDTFWFGVNNISETEDYKFGYYGYLARKYDSIMYAHPHHLIVKSVFNDRGVVGPGGSFSSYTKNGSSWDLVTRSSPYPEADGGTDGYDGLSPDATSKNALVVGAVSNISGGYSTYTDIDYSSSQSQWGPTDDGRIKPDVVSPGDLSGGTAYSSFSTPVVTGIAAMLQEYYHDLHGRYMLASSVKALLIHTADAATANGSPNASSGYGLVNAHSAGAFLKNSDDRQQLIEGELANGETHEYSVYLDGTTDFRATLAWTDPAGITPTLEYDSTDLDDTTHILVNDLDMKLWNTSGPSMVGAAWKLDVSSPGSAATQGNNSVDNVERVDVSSASLSAGWYTVRVSHKGTVASPQQYSLLISDAGGVTFEAGGWSAAPNTWRSGVLVTVKDTSTIALVSADVSVGQLRVVPNGKLRIAEGNTLSVMSQVHLEADASGMAIMKGKVSGDVRVHFYIEGTAGFRYFGVPVRANGADWEADMNRVHFNGHSSPSIYGWNAATASWVALSESDSLHEHGGVVSYMGTNNHGQFSPLPLSKYITGELMPRTQSYTLTVDSDTDPSNSDEGWNLVSNFTTAPLDGQSIDWSGTDGTYYTWDSNLGDYASSNGMSHTKGGGRYIPRGQSFWLYCPSGSTGLLAIDSSDAVLTANPDVNKMNYFVRIKWYLSSGSYDEVFLRWDGNSSRSFRFGEDMLRKPLNDASRPECRWRIEDMDCVMGVFPWSASDSCQLLWNAGIAGIDSVGITAELPRGMSVKWSKNGMDYPLYQSNVLLNGNGAVYLKWDASRVSVHQNQIHRGAFEVTGRKVRWNGEKPMRASFYDLSGKLLLDKVWMPGEEQMMEFHAGVYTLVDQRGDVLKCSFGTRE, encoded by the coding sequence ATGACCAAACTAACCTTACTAGTTCTCCTACTGGTTATTTCTTTTTCACCTCTTTCCGCTCAAAATAAAACGGTGAGTCAGCGTGAAACCGTTCGTGTTGATTCACTTAAGGCTGGATCTTCGTTGGCTGTGAATCTGGAGGGGGATGGAATCGCCATTGGACAGTGGGAATCCTTTAGCGGTAGTAATGCTGAGGTAAATTCCAGTCTTTCGGATTTGGCCCACTTTACCAATCTGGACACTTCGGGCACGAGTGGCCATGCAACTACCGTAGCCAAGATTATGGGTTCCAAAGGTGCAACCAATGCTTCAGAGATTGGGGTGGTTCCCAATGCCACTTTCTATGTGTTTGACGTAGATTTCCCCTATTCCAATATGATCGCTGAATTGGCAGATGCCATTGATGAATACGATCTTCTCTTGTCTAATCACAGTTATGACGACAATGCGGGATGGCAACTAGACACCTTTTGGTTTGGAGTGAACAACATTTCAGAAACGGAGGATTACAAGTTTGGGTATTATGGGTATTTGGCACGCAAGTACGATTCGATCATGTACGCCCATCCGCATCATCTAATTGTGAAATCTGTTTTTAATGATAGAGGAGTGGTGGGGCCAGGAGGCAGCTTTTCATCCTATACAAAGAATGGAAGTTCGTGGGATTTGGTTACGAGGTCTTCACCTTATCCTGAAGCGGATGGAGGCACCGATGGCTACGATGGATTATCGCCAGATGCGACTAGCAAGAACGCTTTGGTTGTAGGAGCTGTTTCCAATATTTCGGGAGGCTATTCGACGTATACAGATATCGATTATTCATCTTCCCAATCACAATGGGGGCCAACGGATGATGGTCGAATAAAGCCAGATGTAGTTTCCCCGGGTGATTTGAGTGGAGGAACTGCGTATTCATCGTTTTCCACACCTGTGGTAACGGGGATAGCGGCCATGCTACAAGAGTATTACCACGATTTACACGGGCGATATATGCTAGCCTCTTCCGTGAAAGCTCTGCTCATTCATACTGCTGATGCAGCCACCGCGAATGGGAGTCCCAATGCGAGCTCTGGATACGGTTTAGTCAATGCCCATTCGGCGGGAGCGTTTCTGAAGAATTCAGATGATCGTCAGCAACTTATTGAAGGAGAGTTAGCGAATGGAGAAACCCACGAGTACAGCGTGTACTTAGATGGTACAACGGATTTTCGAGCCACATTGGCATGGACGGATCCTGCTGGGATTACACCGACTTTGGAGTATGATTCGACCGACTTGGATGATACCACTCATATTCTAGTGAATGACTTGGACATGAAGCTTTGGAATACTTCTGGGCCAAGTATGGTAGGTGCAGCTTGGAAGTTGGATGTTTCTTCACCGGGGTCTGCGGCCACCCAAGGAAATAACTCGGTGGATAATGTGGAGCGTGTGGACGTGAGTTCCGCTTCGCTTTCCGCTGGTTGGTATACGGTGAGGGTTTCCCATAAGGGAACAGTGGCCAGTCCGCAGCAGTATTCGCTATTAATCAGCGATGCAGGAGGAGTTACGTTCGAAGCAGGGGGGTGGTCGGCCGCTCCGAATACCTGGAGATCAGGAGTACTGGTTACGGTGAAGGACACTTCTACCATTGCTTTAGTTTCAGCGGATGTTAGCGTGGGACAACTTCGTGTGGTGCCCAATGGCAAGCTTCGCATAGCCGAAGGGAACACACTTTCTGTGATGAGTCAGGTTCATCTGGAGGCTGACGCTTCGGGAATGGCGATTATGAAGGGTAAGGTGAGTGGCGATGTTCGGGTGCATTTTTATATAGAGGGTACGGCGGGCTTTCGATATTTCGGCGTTCCCGTAAGAGCGAACGGAGCAGATTGGGAAGCGGATATGAATCGCGTTCATTTTAATGGTCATTCATCCCCTTCCATTTACGGTTGGAATGCGGCTACTGCGTCTTGGGTAGCGCTGAGTGAAAGCGATTCGCTTCACGAACATGGAGGTGTAGTTTCCTACATGGGGACCAATAATCATGGACAGTTCAGTCCTCTTCCGCTGTCCAAATACATCACGGGCGAACTGATGCCCCGAACGCAATCGTATACGCTTACTGTAGATAGCGACACCGATCCAAGCAATAGCGATGAAGGTTGGAATTTGGTTTCCAATTTCACCACTGCTCCTCTAGACGGGCAGAGCATAGATTGGTCAGGTACCGATGGAACGTATTACACGTGGGACAGCAATTTGGGAGATTACGCTTCATCCAATGGAATGAGTCACACAAAAGGAGGAGGTCGATACATTCCTCGAGGGCAGTCGTTCTGGCTTTATTGTCCATCGGGATCTACTGGACTACTCGCCATCGATTCGTCAGATGCCGTGCTAACAGCGAATCCCGACGTTAACAAGATGAACTATTTTGTTCGAATAAAATGGTACCTCTCTTCAGGGTCGTATGATGAGGTTTTCTTGCGATGGGACGGAAATTCTTCGAGGTCCTTTCGCTTTGGCGAGGATATGCTTCGTAAACCATTGAATGATGCAAGTAGGCCTGAGTGCAGGTGGAGGATAGAGGATATGGACTGTGTGATGGGTGTTTTTCCGTGGTCTGCATCGGATAGTTGCCAATTGCTTTGGAACGCCGGGATAGCTGGAATAGACAGTGTGGGAATTACGGCAGAACTACCTCGTGGAATGTCCGTCAAATGGAGTAAGAATGGAATGGATTACCCACTTTATCAATCCAACGTTCTACTGAATGGCAATGGTGCGGTTTATTTGAAATGGGATGCGAGCAGAGTTTCAGTTCATCAAAATCAAATCCACCGTGGAGCCTTTGAAGTTACAGGAAGAAAAGTGCGTTGGAATGGAGAGAAGCCCATGCGTGCTTCCTTTTACGATTTGAGCGGGAAGTTGTTGTTAGATAAGGTTTGGATGCCTGGGGAAGAGCAAATGATGGAATTTCATGCTGGGGTTTACACACTTGTGGACCAAAGGGGGGATGTGTTGAAATGCTCCTTTGGAACGCGAGAATAA
- the atpD gene encoding F0F1 ATP synthase subunit beta, whose translation MSQVVGKIAQVIGPVVDVYFADAENLPKIYDALVVKRANGQEVVLETQQHIGEDTVRAISMDSTDGFTRGQEVVAQGAPITMPTGDQIRGRVFNVVGEDIDGIGNIKESAGLPIHREAPKFEDLSTASEILFTGIKVIDLIEPYAKGGKIGLFGGAGVGKTVLIQELINNIAKGHGGLSVFAGVGERTREGNDLLREMLESGIIKYGDEFMHSMENGGWDLTKVDTEALKESKATFVFGQMNEPPGARARVALSGLTLAEYYRDGEGSGQGRDILFFVDNIFRFTQAGSEVSALLGRMPSAVGYQPTLATEMGAMQERITSTKNGSITSVQAVYVPADDLTDPAPATTFAHLDATTVLSRKLAALGIYPAVDPLDSTSRILAPEIIGNEHYDCAQRVKNILQRYKELQDIIAILGMEELSEEDKLIVHRARRVQRFLSQPFHVAEQFTGIPGVFVDIKETIKGFNMIMDGELDKYPEAAFNLKGSIEEAIEAGEKMLAEAEAA comes from the coding sequence ATGTCTCAGGTAGTAGGTAAAATCGCCCAGGTGATCGGTCCGGTCGTCGACGTTTACTTCGCAGATGCCGAGAACTTGCCGAAGATCTACGACGCGTTGGTTGTCAAGCGCGCGAACGGTCAGGAAGTTGTTTTGGAAACACAACAACACATTGGTGAGGACACAGTACGTGCCATCTCAATGGACTCTACTGACGGTTTCACACGTGGTCAAGAGGTTGTCGCACAAGGTGCCCCAATCACAATGCCAACAGGTGACCAAATTCGTGGTCGTGTATTCAACGTAGTAGGTGAAGACATCGACGGAATTGGGAACATTAAAGAGAGCGCTGGATTGCCAATCCACCGTGAAGCTCCAAAATTCGAAGATCTATCTACAGCATCTGAGATTCTATTTACTGGTATCAAGGTTATCGACTTGATCGAGCCTTATGCAAAAGGGGGTAAAATTGGTTTGTTCGGTGGTGCCGGTGTAGGTAAAACCGTATTGATCCAAGAATTGATCAACAACATTGCAAAAGGTCACGGTGGTCTTTCTGTATTTGCTGGTGTAGGTGAGCGTACTCGTGAGGGTAACGACCTTCTTCGTGAAATGCTTGAATCAGGCATTATCAAGTACGGAGACGAATTCATGCACAGCATGGAGAACGGCGGATGGGATTTGACTAAAGTTGATACCGAAGCCCTTAAGGAATCTAAAGCAACCTTCGTATTCGGTCAGATGAACGAACCTCCGGGTGCACGTGCTCGTGTTGCCCTTTCAGGATTGACTCTTGCTGAGTACTACCGCGACGGCGAAGGAAGCGGCCAAGGTCGTGACATCCTTTTCTTCGTCGATAATATCTTCCGTTTTACACAGGCAGGTTCCGAAGTGTCAGCACTTCTTGGACGTATGCCTTCTGCCGTAGGTTACCAACCAACTTTGGCAACAGAGATGGGTGCCATGCAGGAGCGTATTACCTCAACTAAAAACGGTTCCATTACTTCTGTTCAGGCGGTTTACGTACCTGCGGATGACCTTACTGACCCTGCTCCAGCAACTACGTTTGCTCACTTGGATGCAACTACAGTATTGTCTCGTAAGCTTGCAGCGCTTGGTATTTACCCAGCAGTAGATCCATTGGATTCTACTTCACGTATCCTTGCTCCAGAAATCATCGGTAACGAGCATTACGACTGTGCTCAACGCGTGAAGAATATCCTTCAGCGTTACAAGGAACTTCAGGACATCATCGCCATTCTTGGTATGGAAGAGCTTTCTGAAGAAGATAAGTTGATCGTACACCGCGCTCGTCGTGTTCAACGATTCTTGTCTCAACCGTTCCACGTTGCTGAGCAGTTTACAGGTATCCCAGGGGTATTCGTAGACATCAAGGAAACGATCAAAGGCTTCAACATGATTATGGATGGAGAATTGGATAAGTATCCTGAAGCAGCCTTCAACTTGAAGGGTTCTATTGAAGAAGCTATCGAAGCAGGCGAGAAAATGCTTGCTGAAGCTGAAGCAGCTTGA
- a CDS encoding leucine-rich repeat domain-containing protein, which translates to MKKTHGVLWLSALLTIVCSTDLWSQEGKVYTDLEDALRTPKEVIHLELRKDDLTSIPSEVWRFTNLEILDLGKNDITSISDSLSTLSHLRILILEKNELTSFPLAILELASLEELYLADNRIEMLPDSIHRLSALRHLDMWHTDVSTLPSTITQMPALRELDLRQTYLSEQDFYRRYPEGIENVEVHLTYGCDCGKKGH; encoded by the coding sequence ATGAAGAAGACGCACGGCGTACTTTGGCTTAGTGCCTTGTTAACAATCGTTTGCAGCACTGATCTTTGGAGTCAGGAGGGGAAGGTGTACACCGATTTGGAAGATGCACTTCGCACTCCCAAAGAAGTGATCCATTTGGAACTTCGCAAAGATGACTTGACATCTATTCCTTCGGAAGTTTGGCGTTTTACGAACCTCGAAATCCTCGATTTAGGCAAGAACGACATAACCTCTATCTCGGACTCCTTGTCCACACTCTCTCATTTGCGCATTTTAATTCTGGAAAAGAACGAACTCACTTCCTTCCCTTTAGCCATATTGGAGCTAGCATCCTTAGAAGAGTTGTATTTGGCAGACAATCGAATTGAGATGCTCCCCGATAGCATCCATCGTTTGAGCGCCCTTCGACATTTAGACATGTGGCATACCGATGTGTCAACTCTTCCAAGTACCATCACGCAAATGCCAGCCCTTCGAGAGTTGGATTTACGCCAAACCTATTTGTCGGAACAGGACTTTTATCGCCGATATCCAGAAGGGATTGAGAATGTAGAGGTGCATCTAACGTATGGATGCGACTGCGGCAAGAAAGGGCATTAA
- a CDS encoding AAA family ATPase: MPNKIVVTGPESTGKSSISSLLAEELNAVHVPEMARGYLEQLDSPYSEEDMHAMANLQFEKELDAANSDVNTVVCDTDLLTFIIWWEVKFGRCPDTWKNLWMNNLPDFYLIMDIDLPWEDDPLREHPHRRAELMERYTLKIEECKIPYSIISGSGEERFHQALAAIHTIY, encoded by the coding sequence ATGCCCAATAAGATCGTCGTCACCGGACCTGAATCTACCGGTAAATCATCCATTTCTTCTTTGCTGGCCGAGGAACTGAACGCTGTTCATGTCCCGGAAATGGCACGCGGGTATTTAGAGCAACTCGATTCTCCTTATTCAGAAGAAGACATGCATGCCATGGCAAATCTTCAGTTTGAAAAGGAGCTAGATGCTGCAAACTCAGATGTCAACACAGTAGTGTGTGATACCGATTTGCTCACGTTCATCATTTGGTGGGAGGTGAAGTTTGGAAGATGTCCAGATACATGGAAGAACCTGTGGATGAACAACCTACCGGATTTCTACCTAATCATGGATATTGATCTTCCATGGGAAGACGATCCACTGCGTGAGCATCCTCACCGCAGGGCTGAACTCATGGAGCGGTACACGTTGAAAATCGAGGAGTGTAAAATCCCCTATTCCATTATTTCAGGAAGCGGCGAGGAGCGGTTTCATCAAGCCCTTGCTGCCATTCACACAATCTACTAG
- a CDS encoding bifunctional riboflavin kinase/FAD synthetase, translating to MKVYHSIDEFETRANAVVTTGTFDGVHVGHRRILQRLVEVAKQVNGESVLLTFHPHPRTVLQPDMELKLLTNLDEKIRLLEATGLDHLIIHPFTLDFSRTSSLEFVRNLIVNKIGAKHLVIGYDHHFGRNREGSFEHLVEFGPVYGFDVEEIPAQDVDDVKVSSTKIRAALSEGDVESAAAYLTCPFLLTGRVVKGDQIGQTIGFPTANLEINDPNKLIPADGVYAVKVNFPQRPDAVAKGMCNIGHRPTVHGTERRIEVNILDFDGNLYGEKLVIEFVSRIRSEQKFESVDDLKQQLKRDEEDARRTLA from the coding sequence ATGAAAGTTTACCACTCCATCGATGAGTTCGAAACCCGTGCGAATGCGGTAGTTACGACTGGGACGTTTGACGGGGTTCATGTGGGACATAGACGTATTCTACAGCGATTGGTGGAAGTGGCCAAACAAGTGAATGGCGAATCCGTTCTTTTGACCTTTCATCCTCATCCTCGTACGGTACTTCAACCCGATATGGAGTTGAAGCTTCTTACCAACTTGGACGAGAAAATTCGTCTCCTCGAAGCAACAGGACTCGATCACTTGATCATCCATCCTTTCACTCTGGATTTTAGCAGAACGAGCTCTTTGGAGTTTGTTCGAAATTTGATTGTGAATAAAATTGGAGCGAAGCACCTAGTGATTGGTTACGACCATCACTTTGGCAGAAATAGGGAAGGGAGCTTTGAGCACTTGGTGGAATTTGGACCGGTTTACGGATTTGATGTGGAAGAAATTCCCGCCCAAGATGTTGACGATGTAAAAGTGAGCTCAACCAAGATTCGTGCGGCATTGAGTGAAGGAGATGTAGAATCTGCCGCGGCTTATCTCACATGTCCGTTCTTGCTGACAGGTAGAGTGGTGAAGGGAGATCAGATTGGGCAAACCATTGGATTCCCAACGGCTAATTTGGAGATCAATGATCCCAATAAACTGATTCCAGCCGATGGAGTGTATGCCGTAAAAGTCAATTTCCCACAGCGTCCAGATGCCGTTGCAAAGGGAATGTGTAACATTGGCCATCGACCAACGGTGCACGGGACCGAGCGTCGTATTGAAGTGAATATCCTAGATTTTGATGGAAATTTATACGGGGAGAAACTCGTTATTGAGTTTGTGAGCCGAATTCGTTCGGAGCAAAAATTTGAATCGGTAGACGACTTGAAGCAGCAATTGAAACGCGATGAAGAAGACGCACGGCGTACTTTGGCTTAG
- a CDS encoding 4'-phosphopantetheinyl transferase family protein, with product MESPEHYLYHPESDVSINLVSIDWVDEKDAEWLHPNDIARLDEKIHHAMKRREFIAARTALRILVPNYMLHYEGRCPILDGKGFISLAHSPQFGAAIHHPTRRVGIDVEPERPKLKSLARKFLNAAELDDIARGNEQFKLQIMWGAKEALFKLHRMGGIEFKKHLFLDPIPSTKSGTFKAKIVTETENTPCKIGYFFHENQYVVYAVSEIAL from the coding sequence GTGGAGTCCCCCGAACATTACTTATATCACCCTGAAAGCGACGTATCTATCAATCTGGTTAGCATTGATTGGGTTGATGAAAAAGACGCAGAATGGCTTCATCCGAATGATATCGCGCGTTTAGATGAGAAGATTCACCACGCGATGAAGCGAAGAGAATTCATTGCAGCCCGAACCGCTTTGCGAATTTTGGTGCCCAATTATATGCTTCACTACGAAGGACGATGTCCGATCTTAGATGGAAAAGGGTTCATTTCCCTTGCACACAGTCCCCAATTTGGAGCGGCCATTCATCACCCAACGCGGCGGGTAGGAATTGACGTTGAACCAGAGCGACCCAAACTTAAATCCCTGGCAAGGAAATTTTTAAACGCAGCCGAATTAGATGATATCGCTCGTGGTAATGAGCAATTTAAACTTCAGATAATGTGGGGAGCCAAAGAAGCGTTATTCAAATTACACCGAATGGGTGGAATAGAATTTAAGAAGCACTTATTTTTAGACCCTATTCCGAGTACTAAGTCGGGAACCTTCAAAGCTAAAATTGTAACAGAAACTGAAAACACACCCTGTAAAATCGGATACTTCTTTCACGAAAATCAATACGTAGTTTACGCCGTAAGTGAAATAGCGCTTTAA
- a CDS encoding phosphoglycerol geranylgeranyltransferase yields MDQSIRTYLQNLRSNGEKRLAVLIDPDKAGTEYLHRVVDVVNRCGIELIFFGGSLLTRYELDEHIRTIKSITDAKVILFPGSSLQVSSEADALLFLSLISGRNPELLIGQHVLAAPMIRQYNLEALSTGYMLVDGGKPTTASYISGTLPLPADKPDIASVTAMAGELLGLQHLYLDAGSGAMNPVSAEIIAAVRKVTSTPLIVGGGMRTVDQAVAAANAGADIVVVGNAAEKNPELLEDIAHNVHAIKVKTQA; encoded by the coding sequence ATGGACCAATCCATACGGACATATCTCCAGAATCTTCGCTCCAACGGGGAAAAACGGTTAGCAGTTCTTATCGATCCAGATAAGGCAGGAACCGAATATCTCCACCGTGTGGTTGATGTTGTTAATCGATGTGGCATCGAGCTTATCTTCTTTGGGGGAAGTTTGCTCACTCGTTACGAACTCGACGAACACATTCGAACCATTAAATCCATCACCGACGCAAAAGTTATTCTCTTTCCTGGAAGTTCACTCCAAGTGAGTTCGGAAGCGGATGCATTACTTTTCTTGTCGCTCATTTCAGGTAGAAATCCCGAATTGTTAATTGGACAGCACGTTCTCGCCGCTCCCATGATTCGGCAGTATAACTTGGAAGCACTTTCCACCGGCTATATGTTGGTAGATGGTGGTAAACCAACCACCGCTTCTTACATTTCTGGCACCCTTCCACTTCCTGCTGACAAGCCCGATATTGCAAGTGTAACGGCTATGGCCGGTGAACTTCTCGGACTTCAACACCTTTACTTAGACGCAGGTAGCGGTGCCATGAATCCTGTATCCGCAGAGATCATTGCCGCTGTTCGAAAAGTCACTTCCACCCCATTGATTGTAGGTGGAGGAATGCGTACGGTTGATCAAGCTGTGGCTGCTGCAAATGCTGGCGCCGACATTGTTGTGGTTGGCAATGCCGCAGAGAAAAACCCTGAACTCCTGGAAGATATTGCACACAACGTGCACGCTATAAAGGTTAAGACCCAAGCATGA
- a CDS encoding TonB-dependent receptor encodes MKQFSMLGILFLLSTVVYGQASFRGKVLDDQSGEKITFAVIKSTSERVMTNNLGQFEITVNPGETLTISAIGYEEQSVTTSSNMREIVIRLIPAVEKLGTIEVLALRAGEETPIAKTNLDEKDIESQDFAKDMPYILENTPSVVSTSDGGTGVGYTGLRIRGSDQSRINVTINGVPVNDAESQGVFWVNTPDLASSVSQLQIQRGVGTSTNGGGAFGGSINMETKSLSKEAYGSLNVGGGSFNTQRYTLAFGTGLINGHWTLDARASRIKSDGWVERASSDLKSYYLALGYIQGNTTVKALVFGGRERTYQAWYGTDSANYAVNPRFNYAGAIYDDNGDIVDYYDDQVDNYGQDYYQLHVNHKFNDNWSGGVSGFYTRGKGYYEEYQQGQAFADYGMNPIYTATDTINTTDLTRRLWLDNHYYGAMANLRGEWENLTLTIGAAWNQYDGDHYGTFLWAEYASNRKPGDRFYDNNSIKTAWNVYGKAEYRINNKWGAYLDLQVRGVDYSGAGLEEEQTPISFSDNLTFFNPKAGVTYTVNDHSRLYLSYAMANREPNRKDYLFAPNNENPRPEQLQDIEVGYEGGTELVQWSINGYYMHYTDQLVLTGALDNVGTPIRKNVGTSYRQGIEVSSKWKINEPLTISQNFTFSNNRNVNYIQSIGDTTTQNLGSTPISYSPQIIANITATLHLPLNLDLDIIPRYVSKQYLTNEGDERYVLPEYFITDLRLSGSWSFDGVSRLRAYAMASNVFSEEYASNGYASGGYMGFYPQAPINYMFGIELSF; translated from the coding sequence ATGAAGCAATTTTCTATGCTTGGCATTTTGTTCCTACTCAGCACGGTCGTCTACGGCCAAGCGAGTTTTAGGGGCAAGGTGCTAGACGATCAATCCGGTGAAAAAATCACTTTTGCCGTGATCAAATCCACTTCCGAAAGAGTGATGACCAATAATTTAGGTCAGTTCGAAATCACTGTAAACCCGGGAGAAACACTCACTATCTCGGCCATTGGCTACGAAGAGCAGTCGGTTACGACCTCTTCGAACATGAGGGAAATCGTTATCCGCCTCATACCAGCCGTCGAAAAACTCGGCACGATTGAAGTTCTCGCGTTGCGAGCGGGTGAAGAGACGCCCATTGCAAAAACGAACCTCGATGAAAAAGACATCGAGAGTCAGGATTTTGCGAAAGACATGCCGTACATCCTAGAAAACACGCCTTCTGTGGTTTCTACTTCAGATGGAGGTACGGGTGTGGGTTACACCGGACTGCGAATTCGCGGTAGCGATCAATCGAGAATCAATGTAACCATCAACGGTGTTCCTGTAAATGACGCTGAATCTCAAGGGGTATTTTGGGTAAACACGCCCGACCTCGCTTCAAGCGTGAGTCAACTACAGATTCAGCGTGGCGTAGGTACATCCACAAATGGAGGCGGTGCCTTTGGAGGTTCCATCAACATGGAAACCAAGAGCTTATCCAAAGAAGCATACGGTAGTCTAAACGTGGGTGGAGGTTCATTCAACACGCAGCGTTACACTCTGGCTTTTGGAACGGGACTGATTAACGGACATTGGACCTTAGACGCCCGCGCATCGCGAATTAAGAGTGACGGCTGGGTAGAACGCGCCAGCAGCGATTTAAAGAGCTACTACCTTGCCTTAGGATATATTCAAGGGAACACTACCGTTAAAGCACTCGTGTTTGGGGGCCGTGAGCGAACGTACCAAGCTTGGTATGGAACCGACTCGGCTAACTATGCTGTCAATCCAAGGTTCAACTATGCCGGGGCTATTTATGATGACAATGGGGACATTGTAGATTACTACGATGACCAAGTAGACAACTACGGTCAAGATTATTATCAACTCCACGTCAACCACAAGTTCAACGACAACTGGAGTGGTGGAGTTTCTGGATTCTACACCAGAGGCAAGGGATATTATGAGGAATATCAGCAAGGTCAAGCGTTTGCAGATTATGGTATGAACCCGATTTACACGGCTACAGATACCATCAATACCACGGACCTTACTCGCCGACTTTGGCTGGACAACCATTACTACGGTGCCATGGCGAACCTACGTGGAGAGTGGGAAAACCTCACTTTGACCATCGGTGCTGCATGGAATCAATACGATGGCGATCACTACGGGACATTCCTATGGGCGGAATACGCGAGCAATCGCAAACCGGGTGATCGTTTCTACGACAACAACAGCATTAAAACCGCTTGGAACGTTTACGGCAAGGCCGAATACCGCATAAATAACAAGTGGGGCGCTTACCTCGACTTGCAGGTACGCGGGGTAGACTATTCAGGTGCAGGACTTGAAGAAGAACAAACACCCATTTCATTTAGTGATAACCTCACTTTCTTCAATCCAAAAGCGGGGGTTACATATACGGTGAACGATCATTCTCGACTTTATCTTTCCTATGCCATGGCGAACCGCGAACCAAATCGCAAGGACTACCTGTTCGCCCCCAACAACGAGAACCCACGTCCAGAGCAATTGCAAGATATTGAAGTAGGATATGAAGGTGGAACCGAACTCGTTCAGTGGAGCATCAATGGCTATTATATGCACTACACCGACCAATTGGTGCTAACAGGTGCATTGGACAATGTGGGCACGCCAATCCGCAAAAACGTTGGAACGAGCTATCGCCAAGGGATCGAGGTTTCATCAAAGTGGAAAATCAACGAACCTCTCACCATCAGTCAGAACTTCACATTTAGCAACAACAGGAATGTGAACTACATCCAGAGTATTGGAGATACCACAACTCAAAACTTGGGCTCTACGCCTATCTCATACTCACCACAAATCATTGCGAACATCACTGCGACTCTCCATCTTCCACTCAATTTGGATTTGGATATCATCCCGCGCTATGTTTCCAAGCAATACCTGACCAATGAAGGCGATGAGCGCTATGTTTTGCCAGAGTACTTCATCACCGACTTGCGTCTTAGTGGTAGCTGGAGCTTTGACGGTGTTAGTAGATTGAGAGCCTATGCCATGGCCAGCAACGTCTTCAGTGAAGAATACGCCTCCAATGGATACGCCTCCGGCGGATATATGGGATTCTATCCTCAAGCGCCAATCAACTATATGTTTGGGATCGAATTGAGCTTCTAA